The sequence below is a genomic window from Methylotuvimicrobium alcaliphilum 20Z.
CTGACCAAAGCCGTGCGCATTCATGCCGACCCGGACCGATTGTCGCAACTATTCCGCAACCTATTGAGCAACAGCGCCAAGTATACCGATGCCGACGGGTGCTTGAAGATCATCGTTATGAAAAAAAGCGGTTCGTTGCTGATCGAATTCGCCGACAGCGCGCCCGGCGTACCTGAACAGGAAATAGGGCATTTATTCGATCGCTTTTATCGAGTCGAAAGTTCCCGCAGCCGACATCATGGAGGCGCAGGACTAGGCCTTGCCATTTGCGCGAATATCGTCCATGCGCACAACGGTACGATTACAGCCGGGAAATCAAAATTGGGCGGGCTTAACATCCGTATTGCGCTACCGTTATTATCTTAAGAAAGTTTCATCCTATCGTTCATGAAAGCTCGGCAATCACCCCGGCAAATGAAAGTACGAGGCGTGGGGAGGGCGCGGTCACTCGCCCGACAGGACGCCGTGAATACGTCTATGTAGGCTCGATGGCGGCTATCCTGCCGCCAACGCCTGTCGATCGAGCAACCGCACCCTCTCCTGAACCGGCATTGCCAGAACAGAGTTTTGTATATCGAAAAATTAGATAAAGCACCCATGTCTACGGACTTTCACAGTAAAATCGGCAGTTTAACCATGAAGCAATTCAAGAGCTTGCCTGAGTATCCCCGCTAACCTATCGGGTGAGCGAAAGTTTTATACGAACGCGTAACAAGTTATTGAGATAGCTTCTTATTCTCCATGATCTTCATGGCGTAATGTTTTTTCTAAGTTCATCCACGGTCTCCAAGGTGGTTGATAATGGAAGGTTTTTGATCCGAGGAATATTTTATGAACCGTATCTTGATTGTCGAAGACGAACTCAAATTAGCTCGTCTGGAGGCGGATTATTTACATAATGCCGGTTATGCAACCGATTGCCTCGATGACGGTCTTAAAGTAGTGCCGTGGCTGAAACAAAACCCGGTCGATTTGATTTTGCTGGATTTGATGCTGCCGGGAAAAGACGGTTTGGATATTTGCCGCGAAATACGGGGCTTCAGTTCAGTACCGATCATCATCGTGACCGCACGTATCGAAGAAGTCGACAGGTTGTTGGGCTTAGAATTAGGCGCGGATGATTATATTTGTAAACCGTTTAGTCCGCGCGAAATGGTTGCTCGCGTCAAAGCAGTCTTGCGCAGGCTGCAGCCGCAAAAGGTAAGCGGCAGCGAAGGTCCGATATCGCTGATGTCGGAAAGTTTTCGAGTCCGGGCGGGGCATAGGGAAACCGAATTGACTGCGGTGGAATTTCAATTATTGCAGGCCTTATATGATCAACCCGGACGAATTTTTTCGCGTTCTAAATTAATGGATTTGATCTATCAGGACCAACGCATCGTTTCCGATCGGACGATCGATAGCCATATCAAGAAATTGCGCAAGAAATTGTCGGACTTGTTACCGGGACAGGAATTAGTCCACTCGGTTTACGGTGCCGGTTACCGTTACGAACTACAGGTTAACAGTGAGCAGTAAGCGGTTAGTAGTAAAAAAGGAGGATAGGGTCTGAGGTATCCCCACAAATCGCTCGTTCCCAAGCTCTTTGCTTGGGAACGCAGTACGAGAAGCTCCAACTTCTCGAAACCGGTAAGCGAAAACCAACTTATCTTTCAATTTTCAACCATAGAAAATTGTTTTATATGGCTATTTTTTGGAGATACCTCAGGTATAGGGTAAATCTCTATTTTTATCTCGGCGTTACCGGCAAAAGAGAGTTTTGAGTTTTTGCCATTGTCATACACTTTCACAATGTTTCCACAATTGCTGCAAATTGTTTACGCATTTGGCGTTTATATTAATCATCAAGAACGGAGATAAACCGTTCTTTTATTACTAACCCCAAGAGGATAAGATCATGAACAAAAAAATCATCGCAATCGCAATCGCATTGACCCTTCCGTTGACTGCGGCCGCATTCCCTCCCGGCGGCGGAAAAGGCGGTATGGAAGGCCGTCATGGACAAAGAATAGAGCGCTTAGCCAAGGATTTGGACCTGACTGAAGAGCAACGCACTCAGCTGGAATCCATCTTCAAGGAACAGCATGAAAAATACCGAGCGATACACGAAGAAACCCGCGGCCGCATGCAGGAAGTGCTGAATGAAGAACAAATGCAAAAAATGGAAGCGTTAAAACAGCAGCGTAATGAAAAATGGCAGGAAAAACGCCAGGAAAAACGTCAAGAGAGACGCCAGGAAAGACAGGAAAGGAAATCCGGCAAAACTGTCGACGCACAATAAGCGCAACGACTTGATCTTCTAAGCGATAAACAAAGAGTACGGCTGAGAAGGCAAGTATCGGTAGACAAAATACAACCGCAAGCCAGGGACGGATAGCGGTTTCGCTCGGTACCACCGGGAGATCGTTATGAAAAGTCTAACAAAAATAGTCGTCTTGGCCATGAGTGCGATGCTGTTGATGAATAGCGCCGTCTATGCTCAAGATCACCGGCCTCGTTCGAGTCGGCACAGTTATTCGAAACAACGGACTGCGCCGCCGCAAGCGCCGCGAACACGCATATATGCGACGCCTCGGCAACACTACACGCCATCTCCGCCCTATCCGCATTATTATAAACCCGGTCACCGGACTAGACCTTTGCCTCGCGGCGCATCGAGGATAGTGATCGACCGTTCGAGCTACTATTTTTATGATGGCTTTTATTATCAGCCGTTTCAATCAGGCTATATCATCGTCGATGCGCCGATCGGCGCGATCATCGCCACATTGCCGAGACTGCATCATCAAATGATTTGGCGAGGCTCACCTTATTTTGTCGTAGGCAATACGTTTTATCGTAGGCACCCGAGAGGCTACATCGTCGTCAATAATCCAGGCATTGTGCTTTGGCGATAAACCCAAATTGGCTTCCCAATTAAGGCGGGACAAAAGCACTAAGGATTAACCGTTCGCCCTGAGCGCAGCCGAAGGGCTCACCAAGAACGGATTAACCTTAAACTGTCCCGCGTTAAGTGAGTAGCCCCTAAATTCAATTAGAAAGAACACGGAGGGCGGTATATGTCAATGATTTTGAGACACCCATAATAAAAAATTAGTGTAGATTGTGAGTTTAGTTTTCCTGGTCGAGAGCCTCATTTGCCGTCCGTGAAGGGGGCGGGTTAATCCAAGCGGCTTCAGGTACGGCTTGGGCATGGGGTTGGCGGTTTTTGAAGCGTTCCGGATTGCGCTCGAATGCGGCATGCAGGACTTGCGTGCGCTGCGTAACTATCTCGACGGCTTGGCCGCTGTGAACGCTGGCCGGGGTTAACAGTGCAATGCCGGAGTGATAGTGGTCATGGTTGTACCAGTCGAAGAACGTTCCGCAAAAGCTTCTGGCATCTTCGATAGCGCCGAATTGAGCCGGAAAGCCCGGTCGGTATTTCAAGGTCTTGAACTGCGCCTCGGAATACGGGTTGTCGTTGGAGACATGGGGCCGTGAATGGGTTTTGGTCACGCCCAGGTCAGCCAGCAGTTGCTCGACGCCTTTGGAGGTCATACTGCTGCCGCGGTCGGCGTGAATAGTCAATTGGCCTTCACGGATAGTTTGCCGAGTACAGCTTTCGCCAATCAGTCGCTTAGCCAGCTCGGTGGATTCGCGGTGCGCTACCATCCAGCCGACCACGCAGCGGCTGAAAATGTCGATAATGACGTAGAGGTAGAAATACGTCCATTTGGCCGGGCCTTTGAGTTTGGTGATATCCCATGACCATACTTGGTTGGGCGCAGTGGCGAGTAACTCGGGCTTGGTGTAGTTGGGACGACGAAGCTGGTTGCGGCGCTCGCGCACTTCCTGGTGGCGCACCAGGATGCGATAGAGGGTGCTGATGGAGCACAGGTAAACGCCCTCGTCGAGCAGCGCCGCATAGACCTGATAAGGCGAGCAATCCATGAAACGCTCGCTGTGCAGATGCGCCAGGACGTGTAGCTCTTCGTCCGTACTCAGTGCCAGCGGCGGGCGCGGACGTTCGACCGGCCACGAAGAGCGATCTTGTTGTGCGCGATAAAACGAGGCACGGTTGAAGTTGAGCGCCTCGCAGGCGGCCTTAACGCCAACCTCACGGCTGAGTTCAAGCGTGGCCTTCATGATGCTCTCCCGGTGTGGGCTGGAATCTCGCACAAGCCCAGCAGTTGCGAAAGTTTTTTTTGGACATCGATGATAGCCTCCGCCTGTGTTAGGCATGCCTGCAAACGCTGAATTTCGGCTTGCAGACGAGCATTTTCAGCGGCTAACGGATTCTTGTCCGAAGGTTTGCGGCCACGCGGCTTGGATAGACCGGCGCGGATGGCCTGCTCACGTTCGCTGCGCCATTTGCTGAGATGTGAGGAATATAATCCCTCTGTGCGCAGCAACTTGCCGATGCAGCCCGGTTCGCTACACGCATCAGCCTGGGTCAAGATGCGCTCTTTGTATTCGGCGGTAAACGTCCGGCGGGCGGCCTTTTCAAGCACTTCGCTGGTGATCCGGGAAGGTTCCGCGGCGAACGCGGAGGACACTTCAGCCGCCCTACGGGCGTCTTGCGTGTCCTCCGCGTTCGCCGCGGCATGAGGAATAGCTTGTACGGTTGTGTCAGTCATGAGATTTTCTCCGAAAATGTTCCCTAATTAATGCATGGGGCGGTGTCTCAGGTATATTGACACAGAGGGGGGCGTAAAAATTAAAGTTCGCCCTCCCTTCGTGTTCTTAGTGGCCGATTTCAGTGAGAGGCTTATGGAGCGTTATCTTCAAGCATCGCCAAGGGCTGCCTCATCGATATAAACATCGACGCCGGCGTCCGGTCTGATTAATGCGACCGGCAGTACTTCTCCTTGACGCCATTGCTTGACGGCTTCTTGTTTGCCGGCCCCGGTCACTAAAAACAACACCTGCAGGCTATTGCTGAGGGCTTTGGAGCTCAAAGAAATTCTTTCCGGCGGCGGCTTTGGCGAATTGAAAACGGCATGTACCGTCTCATCGCTTGAATGAACGTGGCCTGGAAATAAGCTCGCGGTATGTCCGTCTTCGCCCATACCTAACAAGACCATATCGAATCGGCCGACCTGTTCGATCGTCGGGCGGTAGGCTTCGGCCGCTTTTTCCGGGCCGAGTTCGGCCGGCATCGTATGGATTTGCCCGGAAGGAATAGAAACCTTATCCAAAAATACCGAGCCAGCCATGCGGCTATTGCGGTCGGCATGATCGACAGGCAAACAGCGCTCGTCTCCATAATAAATATGCCAGTTGTTCCAATCGGCCGAGCTTTCGGCTAACAATTGATAAACCTTTTCGGGCGTGCTTCCACCCGCTAAGACTAATTTGAAGGCACCTCTCGCCGCGATGGCTTGTTCGGAGGCGGCAAGGATTTGCTGTGCAGCGGACGCGGCGACCTTGTCCGCTGTCGCAAACGAATGCCAATGGATTTTTTGCATGGTTTTAAGTCCTCTCGGTGGGTAATGGGTAGTAAGGCATTAACCTAAATTCGGCAGTCAGCCCGCGAAATAAACGAAAGTAATCATACAGTTACATAAATCTGTTAAATTACCCTTTGGGTGAGCAACTTGAAAAACATAACTATTTGGATATTTTCGTGATTTTCGTGGACAAAATGCTTTTTCTAAAATTAATCCAATGAACATGAAGAAACCCCTTCATCTCGATTTCTCTTCAATTACGGCTTTTCCGGGTTGCTTTAATCGAAGAACAATTGTATCAGTTCTTCGGTACTCGTTTCTTGAGTCCACGTTCTTACCGGGCTTTCCATCTCTTCATGCCTATAAGCCGGCCGGCAATACAAACGTCCTCGCCGATTTGACTGAACGCTCCCTGCCGACAGATTACGAATTTATTCGGCTTGCCGGTCGGCAAAAAAACCTACCAGACTCTGAACCAGTTCCGCCATGAACCGGTAATCCAACGTCTCCATCGTGTCGGTGCTTCGGTGATAGTGAGGATTGCGGTAAAAGGCGGTATCGGTGATCATTACGGCTCGGTAGCCTTCGTCCCAAAAAGAAGCATGATCGCTTAAGCGCACCGCCGGCATGATCCGTCCGCTCAGCGGCACAGTGAGCTTGACGACCGGAAGGTTTGGGTTCTGTTGAAAAGACCGGTGCAACGAACGGGTCAACGGCAAGGAACTGAAATTGCCCACGATGCCGATAAAATCGCCTTGTTTTGGATAGCCCAGGAACATCAAGGGAAACGGATAGCGTTGGCAGCTTGGCTCGTGGCAAGTATAACCAACCATCTCAAGGCAAAGCATGCCGTCGATATTTTGCCCCGCCTCCCGGGCCCTTCTTGCATGAACCCGGCTGCCCATGTACCGAGTCCCGAATACCGGCGGTTCTTCCAGCGCGAAAGAAACAAAACTGACAGCCGTATCGAGTCGGCCTTGTTTCGACAAGGCTAGCAATTGGCGCGCCGTCTCCAATTGCACGGCTATTGCGCTGGCGTTGTCGTCTGCGCCTACCGTTCCGGTAACCGAATCGTAATGGGCGCCTATCAAATAATGCCGGGCGGATTGTTTCTCCGGTTCGAGACGCGCTATTACATTGGCCACCGTCATATCCCGATAATCGTAAGGCTCTCTTTCCGTCGTCATGCCAAGGCCTCGATAAAAAGACTCTATATAGGCCGCCGTTTTTTCGAGATGCTCCGGAAAACGCACGCTACGCTCGCCGATGGTCACTGTCAATGCTTTAAGGTGCTCTTTTAAACGTTGTTCGGTCATGTCGAGATCCACTGACGAAAATGCCTGTCGAGCATCGTTCGCCTTAACGCTTGCAGCAAAAAATGCGGCCAAAGCTGCGCTCAAAATCATAGAACGTATGATCATTGTGAAAACTCCGGTAAGGCTATAGTCACAAATATACCCATCGCAGATCAAAATTCGGCACCAGGGTGTCCGTCAAAGGACGCCGTGAATACATCTCTGTAGGCTTTATGCCAGCTCCATGCTGGCAAAGCCTTTGCCGCACACCCTGGCGCCTCCTCAGGCACTGCCGAAATTTGAAGTGCGAAAGGTATAACTTCCCTATTCTATGGAGGCTTCGGTGGCTCGATTGGCTGGTGTCCGCGGCAGGGCAAATTTTTGCTCCATGCAAAATCTGCATTCACGCCATCCTTGGCGTTCGATTGCTGCCGTTAAGCCCCCATGGGTTCATTAACACTAACCAGAACCTGATTGATCACGGCAGCGGAAATGCGAAAGTCAGAACGGTGCAAAACCTCAAACACTGCGTGTGCCGAGGAGATTAAGCCTTGTTTTTTGGCGAGCCCGATAATCGCCGCGGTGCCAATCACGCGAAGACCTTTTTCCTTGGCAACGGCACGACCGGCGCGTTCATCCATAAACAACAAAACTTTATCGAGATTACTCAAACCGATATTGATACAGTCGGTTTCACCGGGATCAAGATCGATCTCAAGTTGCGCCTTTATGGGTTCGGGCCATACCTTGATCCATTCGGCGGCCAGAGCTTGGGCTATGACTAGTTCACCGGGCGCGGCTTTGCCGGGCAACACTTCCTGTTTGACCGATTCCGGCAGAAACACCTTATCAAATAGCTTTGGCAACCAGACCAAACCGTTCACGATTGCCAGACCGATCAAAGGGCTGGAATCAATGACAACGATTCGAGCCATGCGTTGTTAGGGAACGAGCATGAAATAACGTCGACAACCGAGGGAAGGTGGTTCGGTGGCTCGATTGACAGGTGTCGGCAGCAGGGAGCTGCCGTCAAGCCTACATGGACGTATTCACGGCGTCCTGTCAAGCGAGTCACCGAACCACTACAAAGCCTACTAATTGTAGGAGTTATTTTGTGCATATTCCTAGGCCTGTTTCAACCACTGCTCCAAGGTGTCCATGTCGTCTTGTACTTCCTCTGCGGTTTGATTGATAACCGGAATACCTAAGCGCGAAACGTGGGCAATGAAGTTAGCTAACGGCATGTCCGCTAATTTGGCCGAGCGAGCCAGGGATAATTCGCCGTCTTTAAACAAGGCAGTAGCCAAGGCTTTACGCACACCGGGCATGCCGATGATTTTAGCGGATTTGAGTCCTATCATTAAGGCGTCCGGCTCGTTTCTGTTCATGACCAACACCAAATCCTCATGCGCCATCCGCAACGCTTCACTGGGATTATTTTTTAAACCACTAACATTGACTGTTTTCATGGGCATCTCTCATGGGAAGATTGGGTAGGTCTATTATAGGCGCGATTGGCGTAAAAGCTAAAAAACGAGCATGAAACAACTTCTTCAAATATTGGAAATTATTTATCGCGAAATCCTAGGGCTATTCAAGTGTCTTCAAGCCATCCAGATCGAAAGCCGCTAAATAATCGGCAAAAAGGCGGCGCGTAGGCAACCATTTGGGATTCGATTCCCGGATTATAATCTCAAAGGCTTGATTGAGCCTTGCCGGTAAATTGATCGAAAACTGGTCGGGTGATGCGCCGGCGAAAATACAGAGTTCCGCGGCCGTTTGCAGCAGGGCCAAGGTTACCGAATCCATTGGGACGCCGGCGTGAACTCGCCAGGTATCGGCATCGGACAAACCTTCCTCGATATGACGGATAGCCGCACCCAGCCTACCTTGCATTACCGATAAGACGGCGAGATGATGACTGGCGCTTGCCGCTTCTTGAAGATAGGTTTCCTGCTCATATTCCTCAAAACGCTTCAAGAGCCATCGACGCCGCTCCCGCATCGCATCGAAGGCGGCATCGAAATTGCCGGCGCCGCGCTGGGCATGCGCCAAAAGACCGGCGACGATATGGCGGTAATCGTCTTTATCGAGCCGTCCGGCGCGAGTTTCATTTCGTCGCATCGGCTCATCGCTATCGAGTAGCGCCCAAGCATGACTTAATTCCGCGATGGCGAGTTCGTATTGCGACGTTTTTAGCAGCGACGCCCCGAGGCCTAAATGTGCTTTTAAGCGTTCGGCAAGGTTTTCCCCGGTAATTTCGGGTAACAAAGCGCGATAAAGATTTTCGGCCTGTTCATAGTCGCCCCCGACATAATGATAAAAAGCGCCTCTATCGATGACTAAAGTCCTGAATTCGGCGAGTTTGTCGCGATGGTCATCGATTAGCGTCTGCGCGCTTTCGATCTCGCTTTTCGAGGTTCTGTAGCGGCCTCTGAAATAATGACTGCGTGCCTTATCCAAACGGAAAGACAACTCTTGGCGAGGCCGGGTAAACGGCAAGCGAGCGCGTTCCTGAAAGTGGCGTAGCGCAATATGATGATTGCCCAAGGCGGCTTGCAGCAGACCTAATTCATGCAGCACGCTGGCTTTTCGGCGCGGATTGCGCGGTGCCAAGTCCAAGGCCAAATGATAATGAGTATGTGCGATCATCGCCATCTCATGATCGTGGCTGCGATGAAATTCGCGGTGCGCCAGATAGGCGTACAAATGATGAATTTCAGGGCTACGAGGCAAGACTTGCAAGGCCGGAAGAAGTAAAGCCATATCGCGGTCGACCTCCGCGCGGTGTTTCTCCAAGTCGGTGATAGCGTTGAGTCGCTGCCCCCTGAGATAAGCCTGCACGAAAGCCCATTCCGGCGCTTTCGGCCGATCGGAATAACGGGTTTTATAGGCGGCCAGCAATTGCTCGCTGAATTTTCCGCTTCGAAGGCTCGCCTCAATATAGCCTTCATGCGCTTCCAACGATGTCGTAGTTTCGGTGATCTCATGAAATAACTCGGCGGCCTCAGCCGGATGTCCGCCGGCCATTTCGGCATAGGCTTTTTCCAGCACGATATCGGCAAAGATCGCCTCGGCGTGTTTCCGCTCGGGATGGCCGACTAGTACCGTGTCGAGCCAGAGTGAGCCCATTGTGTACAATAATTGTTGATAATCGTTGTACGCGGCATGATCGATTGCGCTCATAATCAAAGCGCGCCGCCGTTCGAAAGAGCCGGTCTCTTGAAAAAGCGAAGTCAAGTGATCCTGAGTGATGGCTTGACTAGCAGCATCGGTTGCCAGCAAATGCGATTCGATGGAAAGCATGAAGCCCAGCGGCGAATCGGGTTCGACCGTTTCGAGACGTTTTGCCAGCGATTGCCGTTGTTCGCGACGCGCAAGGCCTTGTAACAAGCTGCGTTTGTAAGCATCGGCATAACGCAGACGTTCGCGTTCGGAAAAGGCGGAATGTTCGGCCAGTTGCCGGAACATTCGAAGCAAGCGTTCGCGCTCATCCAAGAGACGTAAAAATTTTTGTTGTTGCATGGCGATCAGATGCAAACTGAAAGTATCCTTTTCGCCGGCCAAGTCCAATGCATCAGAAAGCGCTAAGGCTTGTTTTTTATCGCCTAGCACATCGAGTATCTCAAGGCGCGCCATCGCCGCCAAACGATGCACGGTGCTATGTCGAGCGCCTTGCCAACG
It includes:
- a CDS encoding DUF6515 family protein — encoded protein: MKSLTKIVVLAMSAMLLMNSAVYAQDHRPRSSRHSYSKQRTAPPQAPRTRIYATPRQHYTPSPPYPHYYKPGHRTRPLPRGASRIVIDRSSYYFYDGFYYQPFQSGYIIVDAPIGAIIATLPRLHHQMIWRGSPYFVVGNTFYRRHPRGYIVVNNPGIVLWR
- a CDS encoding IS3 family transposase (programmed frameshift) encodes the protein MTDTTVQAIPHAAANAEDTQDARRAAEVSSAFAAEPSRITSEVLEKAARRTFTAEYKERILTQADACSEPGCIGKLLRTEGLYSSHLSKWRSEREQAIRAGLSKPRGRKPSDKNPLAAENARLQAEIQRLQACLTQAEAIIDVQKKPFATAGLVRDSSPHRESIMKATLELSREVGVKAACEALNFNRASFYRAQQDRSSWPVERPRPPLALSTDEELHVLAHLHSERFMDCSPYQVYAALLDEGVYLCSISTLYRILVRHQEVRERRNQLRRPNYTKPELLATAPNQVWSWDITKLKGPAKWTYFYLYVIIDIFSRCVVGWMVAHRESTELAKRLIGESCTRQTIREGQLTIHADRGSSMTSKGVEQLLADLGVTKTHSRPHVSNDNPYSEAQFKTLKYRPGFPAQFGAIEDARSFCGTFFDWYNHDHYHSGIALLTPASVHSGQAVEIVTQRTQVLHAAFERNPERFKNRQPHAQAVPEAAWINPPPSRTANEALDQEN
- a CDS encoding TolB-like translocation protein; amino-acid sequence: MTEPSTTLIVPGRYLSRNPNKLQTCLWSLLASGLLSNVAIGANPPKDRLETMVGLTAGRYDHFQGQLADDGETLSFVSNANTTTEIHRQSLLRNAPTLVFDDNADTSQPRLSPDGQSLLYISYQEDASGDACIYHFKQRDRRCLTDENTEVLHVFWFPDSLHIGALTRTGLLDTHELRKYSVGQRRGDTGELLLSRNIAAPTVSPDGRWLVYVPLEQGTSGQFSFMMRASSGFVLHPLISGLSPRLFRPDMPGSTGFPTFSPDGQYLYFTQFLNDTNFDGVIDGGDNGILFRARFDGDAVSPIRRGSYEQLTSGRRNCQYPSPARDKLIATCLRAGYLQIYSLPLSGLVPPDWTRQRIEEELLVTRDPWERLLLLKRLLPDTEDQAKRIAIYRRIILEHLSLHEYESTEYHLRLLQDLDDADAWLADWTEVLLELTAYRRDEQRLPHGKLNAAFIQAQQERLDRLSRWQGARHSTVHRLAAMARLEILDVLGDKKQALALSDALDLAGEKDTFSLHLIAMQQQKFLRLLDERERLLRMFRQLAEHSAFSERERLRYADAYKRSLLQGLARREQRQSLAKRLETVEPDSPLGFMLSIESHLLATDAASQAITQDHLTSLFQETGSFERRRALIMSAIDHAAYNDYQQLLYTMGSLWLDTVLVGHPERKHAEAIFADIVLEKAYAEMAGGHPAEAAELFHEITETTTSLEAHEGYIEASLRSGKFSEQLLAAYKTRYSDRPKAPEWAFVQAYLRGQRLNAITDLEKHRAEVDRDMALLLPALQVLPRSPEIHHLYAYLAHREFHRSHDHEMAMIAHTHYHLALDLAPRNPRRKASVLHELGLLQAALGNHHIALRHFQERARLPFTRPRQELSFRLDKARSHYFRGRYRTSKSEIESAQTLIDDHRDKLAEFRTLVIDRGAFYHYVGGDYEQAENLYRALLPEITGENLAERLKAHLGLGASLLKTSQYELAIAELSHAWALLDSDEPMRRNETRAGRLDKDDYRHIVAGLLAHAQRGAGNFDAAFDAMRERRRWLLKRFEEYEQETYLQEAASASHHLAVLSVMQGRLGAAIRHIEEGLSDADTWRVHAGVPMDSVTLALLQTAAELCIFAGASPDQFSINLPARLNQAFEIIIRESNPKWLPTRRLFADYLAAFDLDGLKTLE
- the pgl gene encoding 6-phosphogluconolactonase; its protein translation is MQKIHWHSFATADKVAASAAQQILAASEQAIAARGAFKLVLAGGSTPEKVYQLLAESSADWNNWHIYYGDERCLPVDHADRNSRMAGSVFLDKVSIPSGQIHTMPAELGPEKAAEAYRPTIEQVGRFDMVLLGMGEDGHTASLFPGHVHSSDETVHAVFNSPKPPPERISLSSKALSNSLQVLFLVTGAGKQEAVKQWRQGEVLPVALIRPDAGVDVYIDEAALGDA
- a CDS encoding M28 family peptidase; amino-acid sequence: MIIRSMILSAALAAFFAASVKANDARQAFSSVDLDMTEQRLKEHLKALTVTIGERSVRFPEHLEKTAAYIESFYRGLGMTTEREPYDYRDMTVANVIARLEPEKQSARHYLIGAHYDSVTGTVGADDNASAIAVQLETARQLLALSKQGRLDTAVSFVSFALEEPPVFGTRYMGSRVHARRAREAGQNIDGMLCLEMVGYTCHEPSCQRYPFPLMFLGYPKQGDFIGIVGNFSSLPLTRSLHRSFQQNPNLPVVKLTVPLSGRIMPAVRLSDHASFWDEGYRAVMITDTAFYRNPHYHRSTDTMETLDYRFMAELVQSLVGFFADRQAE
- a CDS encoding response regulator; the protein is MNRILIVEDELKLARLEADYLHNAGYATDCLDDGLKVVPWLKQNPVDLILLDLMLPGKDGLDICREIRGFSSVPIIIVTARIEEVDRLLGLELGADDYICKPFSPREMVARVKAVLRRLQPQKVSGSEGPISLMSESFRVRAGHRETELTAVEFQLLQALYDQPGRIFSRSKLMDLIYQDQRIVSDRTIDSHIKKLRKKLSDLLPGQELVHSVYGAGYRYELQVNSEQ
- a CDS encoding UPF0175 family protein; translation: MKTVNVSGLKNNPSEALRMAHEDLVLVMNRNEPDALMIGLKSAKIIGMPGVRKALATALFKDGELSLARSAKLADMPLANFIAHVSRLGIPVINQTAEEVQDDMDTLEQWLKQA
- a CDS encoding Spy/CpxP family protein refolding chaperone codes for the protein MNKKIIAIAIALTLPLTAAAFPPGGGKGGMEGRHGQRIERLAKDLDLTEEQRTQLESIFKEQHEKYRAIHEETRGRMQEVLNEEQMQKMEALKQQRNEKWQEKRQEKRQERRQERQERKSGKTVDAQ
- a CDS encoding DUF3368 domain-containing protein encodes the protein MARIVVIDSSPLIGLAIVNGLVWLPKLFDKVFLPESVKQEVLPGKAAPGELVIAQALAAEWIKVWPEPIKAQLEIDLDPGETDCINIGLSNLDKVLLFMDERAGRAVAKEKGLRVIGTAAIIGLAKKQGLISSAHAVFEVLHRSDFRISAAVINQVLVSVNEPMGA